Proteins from one Podospora pseudoanserina strain CBS 124.78 chromosome 1, whole genome shotgun sequence genomic window:
- the RTA3 gene encoding Envelope glycoprotein gp160 (EggNog:ENOG503NWCU; COG:S): protein MSSTVNEDNHGPAPEGYDTWEKYCAATTAQFCFDAQPPIEGVWEKIPSLTTNAIFAALFGVSFIAFIITYFRSRRQGTFFTVMMCLGLLCEIVGYAGRAASAKNPWDDMGFMIQIVTLTIGPAFLAAGIYTCLAKVVSVYGEESSRLPAGWYTRIFIPCDVVSLVLQASGGGIAAASDDIDLLNMGNNIMIAGLSFQVFILAVFLAVSGEFLLRVRNRKKTYGPDAGFEQAEPAKSIRQGFMFKAIMIALAVSTVAIFWRSCFRVAELSEGWNGPLMAREDLFIAFESVMILIAVVVMNVFNPCMVFGVMMSSKWRKQGGFRKSESTATTSSDEELNVLRQSAQGSRRAAGFGNQRYYQSQGHHNGNQNQNSRYGDV, encoded by the exons ATGTCCTCCACCGTCAACGAAGACAACCACGGGCCTGCTCCTGAAGGCTACGACACGTGGGAGAAATACTGTGCCGCCACAACAGCTCAGTTCTGCTTCGACGCCCAACCTCCCATCGAGGGCGTCTGGGAAAagatcccctccctcaccaccaacgccatcttcgccgccctcttcggcgtctccttcatcgccttcatcatcacctaCTTCCGCTCCCGCCGCCAGGGCACCTTTTTCACCGTCATGATGTGTCTTGGGCTGCTGTGTGAAATCGTCGGTTACGCCGGGAGAGCCGCATCGGCCAAGAACCCCTGGGACGACATGGGCTTCATGATTCAGATTGTGACTCTGACGATTGGACCGGCGTTTTTGGCTGCGGGTATCTACACTTGCCTGGCCAAGGTGGTGAGCGTCTATGGTGAGGAGAGCAGCAGGTTGCCCGCCGGTTGGTATACCCGCATC TTCATCCCCTGCGACGTCGTCTCTCTTGTCCTCCAAGCCTCGGGAGGTGgcatcgccgccgcctcggaCGAcatcgacctcctcaacatggGCAACAACATCATGATCGCCGGTCTCTCCTTCCAGgtcttcatcctcgccgtcttcctcgccgtgTCGGGCGAGTTCCTCCTCCGGGTCCGCAACCGCAAAAAGACCTACGGACCCGACGCCGGGTTCGAGCAAGCCGAGCCTGCCAAGTCCATCCGTCAGGGGTTCATGTTCAAGGCCATCATGATCGCGCTCGCGGTCAGCACCGTTGCCATCTTCTGGCGGTCGTGCTTCCGTGTCGCGGAGCTGTCCGAGGGCTGGAACGGCCCCCtcatggcgagggaggatcTCTTCATCGCGTTCGAGTCGGTCATGATCCTCATtgccgtggtggtgatgaacgTGTTCAACCCCTGCATGGTGTTCGGTGTCATGATGAGCAGCAAGTGGAGGAAGCAGGGCGGGTTCAGAAAGTCCGAGAGcacggccaccacctccagcgacgaggagctcaacGTCCTCCGGCAGTCCGCTCAGGgctcgaggagggcggcCGGTTTCGGAAACCAGAGGTACTACCAGAGCCAGGGGCATCACAATGGcaaccagaaccagaacaGCCGGTATGGTGATGTTTAA
- a CDS encoding hypothetical protein (EggNog:ENOG503NXWD; COG:P) → MARQSSWSSRTLAHFRQGGKLEPFRLLRQDARNLRRRWVSDWTVFNQLVIASAVYVFFTNILPGITFASDLYVLTGRSWGTVEVVFSTGLCGVIFAVFSAQPLTILGVTGPFSVLAENLYELCSDSFKVPFLPVMAWSLIHSAWMHYLLAIFNAHDWTMQYVTDFSADIFSLLNSIIYFHKAAMELKRTHEQMPLDSFLYAMIGAVGTCLVAILLSTATKWKPLFGRVIRMGLSEYAAAISIILFIGIPYIGDLADLDHGRLAVQTSFRPTNPEREVFFVRFWELPVEWVFISIIPGAIITILFYFDHEISSIICTVDRYGVKKPGGYAWDIALLGTTTALCGILGIPPANGLLPQAPLHSESLRHWVVDEDQVVPAPEEEEEEESGAHTNLVPRVYEQRYSHFLQAAMIMVFVSPPFQRVLGLTPTSVLAGLFMFMGYQSLSVNPMLTRFFHLLTPPSELPELPAGVRWGGVHAYTVTQILVTVGIFAVTLTVAAPGFPLLIIILVPVRLCVMNRVWGRETLRFVDGWACREGKPEDGEMVGGDEGFVAGGRDVEDGGERSKSQ, encoded by the exons ATGGCCAGGCAGTCTTCGTGGTCCTCGAGGACTCTCGCTCACTTTCGTCAAGGCGGCAAACTGGAGCCGTTCAGACTTCTCAGGCAAGATGCTCGCAACCTTCGGAGGCGATGGGTGTCGGACTGGACAGTCTTCAACCAGCTCGTGATAGCCAGCGCTGTCTACGTCTTTTTTACCAACATCCTGCCCGGCATCACTTTTGCGAGTGATCTGTACGTTCTCACTGGGAGATCGTGGGGGACGGTTGAGGTTGTTTTTAGCActgggttgtgtggtgtcaTCTTTGCGGT GTTCTCTGCTCAGCCGTTGACTATTCTTGGGGTTACTGGGCCGTTTTCGGTGCTGGCCGAGAATTTGTACGAGTTGTGCAGTGATAGCTTCAAG GTACCCTTCCTGCCTGTTATGGCCTGGTCTCTTATCCATTCGGCTTGGATGCATTACCTTTTGGCCATCTTCAACGCCCACGACTGGACCATGCAGTATGTTACAGACTTCAGCGCCGATATCTTCTCGCTGCTCAACAGCATCATCTACTTCCACAAGGCCGCCATGGAGCTCAAGCGGACGCACGAGCAGATGCCGCTGGACTCGTTTCTCTACGCCATGATTGGCGCTGTTGGGACGTGTTTGGTTGCTATACTCCTGTCCACGGCTACAAAGTGGAAGCCTCTTTTTGGGCGTGTCATCCGGATGGGATTGTCTGAGTATGCAGCTGCGATATCGATTATTCTGTTTATTGGGATTCCGTATATTGGAGACCTGGCCGACTTGGATCATGGCCGGCTTGCGGTGCAAACTTCTTTCCGGCCGACGAATCCAGAGCGCGAGGTGTTTTTTGTGAGGTTCTGGGAGCTGCCTGTGGAGTGGGTGTTTATCTCGATCATCCCAGGGGCGATCATCACGATACTTTTCTATTTTGACCATGAgatcagcagcatcatctgCACTGTCGACCGGTACGGGGTGAAGAAACCTGGAGGATATGCTTGGGATATTGCCTTGCTGGGCACGACAACGGCCTTGTGTGGGATATTGGGTATCCCGCCGGCCAACGGGCTGTTGCCACAGGCACCACTTCATTCAGAATCCCTGCGGCATTGGGTAGTTGATGAGGATCAAGTTGTTCCGGcccccgaagaagaagaagaagaagaaagcgGCGCCCATACGAACCTTGTTCCCAGGGTCTACGAACAGCGATACTCCCACTTCCTACAAGCAGCCATGATAATGGTGTTTGTCAGCCCGCCTTTCCAGCGAGTCTTGGGTCTGACACCGACTTCGGTGTTGGCGGGATTGTTCATGTTTATGGGTTATCAGTCCCTCAGTGTGAACCCTATGCTGACGAGGTTCTTTCACTTGCTCACACCGCCATCTGAGCTGCCCGAGTTGCCTGCGGGGGTgcgttggggaggggtgcaTGCTTATACTGTCACGCAGATTTTGGTCACGGTGGGGATCTTTGCCGTGACGCTTACGGTTGCGGCGCCGGGGTTTCCGCTGTTGATCATCATCTTGGTGCCGGTGAGGTTGTGTGTGATGAAtcgggtttgggggagggagacgtTGAGGTTTGTAGATGGCTGGGCCTGTCGGGAGGGGAAGCcggaggatggtgagatggtgggaggggatgaggggtttGTGGCCGGGGGAAGAGAcgtggaggatggaggggagaggTCCAAGAGTCAATGa